The sequence below is a genomic window from Brevibacillus agri.
AGGAACCGAGGCCGCGATCAACGAGGTGTCGCTGGCAAGCTTCAGCAACGCCACGGCCTTGTCCACGCGAAACGACGATCCGACAGCCGCGAGCCGGCCGTTCGACGCGAAGCGGGATGGCTTCGTCATGGCAGAAGGCGCAGGCATCCTCATTCTGGAATCGCTTTCGCATGCGCTGAGACGCGACGCTCGCATTTACGCAGAGGTCATCGGCTACGGCGCCAGCTCGGACGCCTACCACATGGTCGCGACCCATCCGGAAGGCATCGGGCCGTACCGGGCGATGAAGTGGGCGCTGGAAGAAGCAGGCATCCAGCCGGGCGAGGTAGACGTCATCAGCGCCCACGCCACCAGCACCGAAATCGGGGACCGCTCGGAGACGTTGGCGATCAAGCGTTTGTTCGGCGAGCACGCAAAGCGCATCCCGATCACGGCAAACAAGTCGATGACGGGGCATATGTTTGGCGCAGCCGGAGGCGCAGAAGCCATCGCCCTGGTCAAAAGCCTCCAGGAGGGAATCGTGCCGCCGACGATCAACCAAGAGGAGCGCGACCCGGTCTGCGATCTCGACTACGTACCGAACACAGCCCGCCAGATGCCGCTGAACATCGGGATGTCCAACTCCTTTGGCTTTGGCGGCCATAATGCGGTGATTGTTTTGCGGAAGTACGAGGGGTAAGATGGAGTTTTTCGGAACCTTTCCAAGTTGTTTGGGGAGGTTCTTTTTTGTGTCGTGGCAAATTTAAACAAAGAAATCTTAATCCGGTTTCAAAATAGCAAGGAACCGATTGCCCCGTTTTTTGAACTTCAAGGAGTGATTCGTATCGACTTGCGAATTGGTTTAGTGATTGGCAGGAATCTTGATGTGCGGAAAATGAGAGAAAGATTATAGAGCCAGCCTGCTAATCGGGAAAGCCCCAAAACCGAGCACACACCCGAAAGCTGCCGATGTACAAAGAGTGACTGCTTCCATCCCCTCACCCGGAATGCCATCTGGAAAAAGTCTGCAGATTAACGAAGAAACCCAATCCACGAAAACGTAGACGATCAAACCAGAACCGAAAAAGGGGAATCATGCATGGCAAGCGAGCAGCGAGTCAAAGAAACAAACATCCACCGGGCACCGATTCTCGGTGTCATCATTGCTGGCGCGATTGCGGCCCTGCTCAACCAGACGCTTCTCAACGTCGCTCTGCCCAAGCTGATGGAGCAGTTCCACATCACCACCTCGACCGCGCAATGGGTCATCACCATCTACATGCTGGTCAACGGCGTCCTGATCCCTACCACCGCTTTTTTGATGGAAAAATACACGACCAGGCAGTTGTTCATTTCCGCGATGAGCCTCTTTGCCGCGGGAACCCTCGTCTGCGGCATCGCGCCCAGCTTCGCCATCATGCTGCTCGGACGAGTCGTGCAGGCAGCGGGGGCAGGCATCCTCATGCCGCTCATGACCAACGTCATTTTCAACCTGTTCCCCGCAGAGCGCCGCGGCTCGGCTATGGGGATCGTCGGCATCACCATGGTATTTGCCCCGGCGATTGGCCCGACCTTATCCGGCTGGATCGTCGAGCATTACTTCTGGCGCCTGCTGTTTTTCGTCGTGTTGCCGATCGCCCTGATCGTTTTGCTCGTTTCGTTTTTCATCCTGAAAAACGTGACCGCGACAGCCAATCCGAAGCTGGACTTCTGGGGAGTCGTGCTGTCGACAGTCGGCTTCGGCGGGCTGCTGTACGGCTTCAGCACGGCTGGCGGAGCGGGGTGGAGAAGTACCGAGGTCATCCTCATGCTGCTCATCGGCTGTATCAGCCTGGCCGCCTTTGTCTGGCGGCAGTTGTCCATCGACCATGCCATGCTCGAGTTTCGCATTTTCCAGACCCCGGCCTATACGCTGGCCGTGCTCATCAGCCTATTGGTCAACATGTCGCTCTACTCGGGCATGATCTTGCTTCCGGTCTACGTGCAAAACATCCTGCACTTTACTCCTGTGCAGTCAGGTCTGCTGCTTTTGCCGGGGAGCATTCTTATAGGCATCATGTCGCCGATTACGGGCAAGCTGTTTGACAAGTTTGGCGCCAAATGGCTCGCCTGGATCGGGCTTGTCATCACCATCGTCACGACCTACGGCTTTACGAAGCTGAGCCTGTCTACTAGCTACAGCTACCTGGTCACGTTGTACACGGTGCGCATGTTCGGGCTGTCCATGCTGATGATGCCGGTAATGACGTCCGGACTGAATGCGCTGCCGCTGCGGCTGAACCCGCACGGGACCGCCATGTCCAACACGGTCAACGCCATCGGGGGAGCGCTTGGCACGGCGCTGTTTGTCACGATCATGACGACGAAAAGCGCCGCCCACATGGCAGACATTGTACGAAGCCAGCACCTCAATCCGACCGATCTGGCACAGATGGAGCTGGCGACGAAGCAAGGAATCGCCATGGGGACGAACGACGCCTTCTGGATCGCCACGCTGTTTACCGTCATCGCCCTGATTTTGGCGCTGTTTTTGCGCAACAACACGCCACGTCCGGAAAAGGTAACCGCGAAAAAGCGAGTGCCCCAGCTCTCGTAACTAACGCGATTCTTCTGCTGAAAGGCTGCGACGATAGCCTTGGCGAGCGGGTGAGGGTGAAGGGGCGAGGGTGAGCGAGTGAGAGTAAGCGAGAGTGAGTACGAGCGAGTACAACAGTGCGATCCCGACCAAACAAGCAGCTACCAAGATGCGAACCGGACACACCCAGCAAAAAAGCGCCGCTTCCCAAACGGGAGGCGACGCTTCAACCTACTTCATCCGATATGTTCGCTAGGACTGCTTTCGCATTGCACCCAATTCTTCCACGATCGCCGTCATCTCATTGATGCCGAACGCCGTTTTTTTCTGCACCATGTTGTACAAGTACAACAGGTCCTCGTAATGAACAAGGTCAAAATCTTCCGCGCGCATGACGGCCGTGTTCGCCATGTTCAGCTTCGCTTTGATGCCTTCGATCAGCACCGCCAAATTTTCCTGGGTCGCCTCTTTCAAATCTGCCATGGTTGGTCTCCTCTCCAAAAACGCTGCTAGTTATTTGGTAAGCTGCCCACGCGTGACGCCAAGCTGGTTGGTTGCCTTCAGTGTGCGCCATACGTGTGTGCCGCTAACTTCTCCGCGCAGAGCCTGACGGTACAGGCTGATGACTTCGCGCACACGCTCCGGTTCTTCCTCCAAAAACTCGATGCGGTAGCTGCCGACGTGCAGGGAGCGAAACTCGTTCAAATACTCTGCGCCCGACTGGTCGATGGCGTTGTACACCGTGTTGCGGCAGCCGGTGTCCACCCGCACCGGGTGCGAGAAGCCGACGCGATCCTTG
It includes:
- a CDS encoding DUF1128 domain-containing protein, which produces MADLKEATQENLAVLIEGIKAKLNMANTAVMRAEDFDLVHYEDLLYLYNMVQKKTAFGINEMTAIVEELGAMRKQS
- the fabF gene encoding beta-ketoacyl-ACP synthase II: MEKVVVTGMGVISPVGSDVQQFWSSLTQGKSGISQIDRFDTSRFKTKIAGLVRDFDPEARFGRKEARRMDRFCQFAIAATDEALEDAGLRLEECDRERVGVYVGSGIGGVQTLLEQHDMLRNRGPERISPTLVPMLISNIAPAMISIKYGIYGPTMSPVTACSIGNTAIGEAFRLIRSGRADVVIAGGTEAAINEVSLASFSNATALSTRNDDPTAASRPFDAKRDGFVMAEGAGILILESLSHALRRDARIYAEVIGYGASSDAYHMVATHPEGIGPYRAMKWALEEAGIQPGEVDVISAHATSTEIGDRSETLAIKRLFGEHAKRIPITANKSMTGHMFGAAGGAEAIALVKSLQEGIVPPTINQEERDPVCDLDYVPNTARQMPLNIGMSNSFGFGGHNAVIVLRKYEG
- a CDS encoding DHA2 family efflux MFS transporter permease subunit; this encodes MASEQRVKETNIHRAPILGVIIAGAIAALLNQTLLNVALPKLMEQFHITTSTAQWVITIYMLVNGVLIPTTAFLMEKYTTRQLFISAMSLFAAGTLVCGIAPSFAIMLLGRVVQAAGAGILMPLMTNVIFNLFPAERRGSAMGIVGITMVFAPAIGPTLSGWIVEHYFWRLLFFVVLPIALIVLLVSFFILKNVTATANPKLDFWGVVLSTVGFGGLLYGFSTAGGAGWRSTEVILMLLIGCISLAAFVWRQLSIDHAMLEFRIFQTPAYTLAVLISLLVNMSLYSGMILLPVYVQNILHFTPVQSGLLLLPGSILIGIMSPITGKLFDKFGAKWLAWIGLVITIVTTYGFTKLSLSTSYSYLVTLYTVRMFGLSMLMMPVMTSGLNALPLRLNPHGTAMSNTVNAIGGALGTALFVTIMTTKSAAHMADIVRSQHLNPTDLAQMELATKQGIAMGTNDAFWIATLFTVIALILALFLRNNTPRPEKVTAKKRVPQLS